One genomic region from Microcystis panniformis FACHB-1757 encodes:
- a CDS encoding helix-turn-helix transcriptional regulator, translated as MLLTPNCNPLNSLNFSHSTANFLNAVPQQEIAESISVIQYLINQIPESVLWIDSQGGIKHYNDAACALLGYSREQLSNLTIEEAAQDFLNSDWSRYWKLIQRRGFGRLITHHPYYGDHQSLDITVNLLKYGDQDYISIVARSLNFLESEKDGYACRIHPSVNSKQAPQSLIQPSSTPQPNFFDSLASFYPNSSQLKPVFEFIEANYSQPITLNDVAGAAGYSPAYLTNLVKRRTDKTIIHWIVERRMLEARSLLLKTHESITKIAATVGFTDPYYFSRRFSQLHKVSPKRWREKYQTQVA; from the coding sequence ATGCTTTTAACTCCAAACTGTAACCCTCTTAACTCCCTTAACTTCTCTCATTCTACGGCTAACTTTCTTAATGCCGTCCCTCAGCAAGAAATAGCTGAATCCATATCTGTTATTCAATATTTAATCAATCAAATCCCTGAATCTGTGTTGTGGATCGATTCCCAAGGAGGGATTAAGCATTACAATGATGCGGCTTGTGCTTTATTGGGATATTCCAGAGAACAGTTATCTAATTTGACTATAGAAGAAGCTGCTCAAGATTTTTTAAACTCAGATTGGTCTAGATACTGGAAATTAATTCAACGTCGAGGTTTTGGACGTTTGATCACACACCATCCTTATTATGGGGATCATCAATCCCTCGATATTACGGTTAACCTTCTCAAATATGGAGATCAAGATTATATAAGCATAGTAGCTCGTTCCTTAAATTTTCTAGAATCTGAAAAAGATGGCTACGCTTGCAGAATTCATCCTTCTGTTAACTCAAAACAAGCTCCTCAATCGTTGATACAGCCTTCTTCTACCCCGCAACCGAATTTCTTTGATTCTTTGGCTTCTTTCTACCCTAATAGTTCTCAATTAAAACCCGTTTTTGAGTTTATTGAGGCAAATTATAGTCAACCGATTACCCTCAATGATGTGGCTGGAGCGGCTGGTTATTCTCCTGCTTATTTAACCAATTTAGTTAAGCGTCGCACCGACAAAACGATTATTCATTGGATTGTGGAACGAAGAATGCTAGAAGCCCGATCCTTGTTACTGAAAACCCATGAGTCAATTACCAAAATTGCCGCCACCGTTGGGTTTACTGACCCCTATTATTTTTCCCGTCGCTTTAGTCAGTTACATAAAGTATCTCCTAAACGTTGGCGAGAAAAATATCAAACTCAAGTAGCTTAA
- a CDS encoding transposase, producing MRKWTQDGTWLKIHNCLRDYVRTMEGHLTAASAGVLDSQSVKTATMINQEVGYDAGKRIKGRKRFTLVDTFGLLIAVKVVFCQRFSILLRTFLF from the coding sequence TTGAGAAAGTGGACTCAAGACGGAACATGGCTGAAAATCCATAACTGTCTCCGGGATTACGTCAGGACGATGGAAGGTCATCTAACGGCGGCGAGCGCGGGAGTTTTAGACAGCCAATCGGTCAAAACCGCCACGATGATTAATCAAGAGGTGGGTTATGATGCGGGGAAACGGATTAAAGGAAGAAAGAGATTCACATTAGTCGATACCTTCGGGCTGTTAATCGCAGTCAAAGTCGTCTTCTGCCAAAGATTCTCCATTTTGCTGAGGACTTTCCTATTTTAA
- a CDS encoding efflux RND transporter permease subunit: MSSIFYKNVRLLVLTILAIAVWGLSSFFSLPRMEDPELTPRFAVINTQFPGATPERVETLVTDKLEQALLEVEEIQNIDSTSQLGFSSITIELNDQITDVDPVWSQIRDKVNDAVSQLPSGTSLPEFEESKPKANALIVALTWQLSSPPNYGILSRWAQELEDDLRLIEGTEKVELFGNPTEEIRVEVAPQQLTHLGLTIQSLSQQILESDAKVAAGQLRSEQSNLLLEIEGELDSLDRLNRLSIKSGSSSQVVRLGDIANISKGIEDPPREVAMIKGKRAIAIAAFVESDRRLDSWMTVAKAKLERFEKNLPQGIGLHIIFNQSRYVQQQLDSVLSNLIIGAILVFGITFVVMGWKSSLIVGTSLPLSVLMVFGSMKVLGIPLHQISVTGLIIALGLLIDNAIIVVDEVQMALKEEEGISPLKAVATTVHHIFIPLLASTFTSVIAFLPIATASGATGEFTGTIGVTVILALISSFILSVTVIPALAGRLHHWQPTPTNGYWWQSGFTHSRLTSLYKWSLDRTFQRPLLAISLILILPLWGFISFPTLQQQFFPPTDREQFHLTFELPISASLPETQSQVMQARKLILQHPEIQDVQWFIGKSAPSFYYNVLQNREQSPNYAQGIVQLQKNVKSGGLIRTLQQELDQAFPQAQIIVRQLEQGPPFDAPIELRLYGSDLAQLQALGDQVRAELAKTPDIIHTRATLSESLPKLAVNLNEEKLRLAGLDKRAVARQLDTSLEGTVGGSILEGTKELPVRVRTSNRQRSNLAEISSLNLLSSGNSATSSTIVPLSAVGNVEIVPDIVAISRRNGQRMNTIQGFIPAGVLPEQVLSEFEKRLEMSNFQLPYGYSWDFGGEQGERQDALSNLIATLGVLAIVMVASLVLTFNSFRMASIIIIVAILSLGLGLGSLALFNYPFGFTAILGIIGLLGICVNDSIVILDALRHDAQASLGSRRATRNVVIRATRHVVATTLTTIMGFIPLLFDPSGFWPPLAISIVGGLGGATLIALYFVPSVYLLLGRKNLTQSAKPQ; the protein is encoded by the coding sequence ATGTCTTCCATCTTTTATAAAAACGTCCGATTATTAGTTTTAACTATTTTGGCGATCGCCGTTTGGGGCTTATCTTCCTTTTTCAGTTTACCTCGTATGGAAGATCCCGAATTAACCCCTCGTTTTGCGGTCATTAACACCCAATTTCCAGGCGCAACCCCTGAACGAGTAGAAACGCTAGTTACTGATAAATTAGAACAAGCTTTACTAGAAGTTGAAGAAATTCAAAATATTGATTCTACCTCTCAGCTTGGCTTCTCCAGCATTACCATTGAATTAAATGACCAAATTACCGATGTTGATCCCGTTTGGTCACAAATTCGTGATAAAGTCAATGATGCTGTTTCTCAATTACCATCGGGAACTTCTCTCCCTGAATTTGAAGAATCAAAACCCAAAGCCAACGCCTTAATTGTTGCTTTAACTTGGCAATTATCAAGCCCTCCGAATTATGGCATTTTGAGCCGTTGGGCGCAAGAATTAGAAGATGATTTACGGTTAATTGAAGGAACAGAAAAAGTTGAATTATTTGGCAATCCTACGGAGGAAATTCGAGTTGAAGTTGCTCCCCAACAATTAACCCATTTAGGATTAACCATACAGTCCCTATCTCAACAAATCTTAGAAAGTGATGCCAAAGTTGCTGCCGGCCAATTACGAAGCGAACAAAGTAACTTATTGCTGGAAATTGAAGGAGAATTAGATTCTTTAGACCGTTTAAATCGTTTATCAATTAAATCAGGTTCGTCTAGTCAAGTAGTGCGATTAGGTGATATTGCAAATATTAGTAAAGGAATTGAAGATCCCCCCAGAGAAGTCGCGATGATTAAGGGAAAACGGGCGATCGCAATTGCTGCTTTTGTGGAATCTGATAGACGCTTAGATTCTTGGATGACAGTCGCCAAGGCTAAGTTAGAAAGATTTGAAAAAAACCTTCCTCAAGGAATTGGCCTACACATTATCTTTAATCAAAGTCGTTATGTGCAGCAACAACTGGACTCGGTTTTATCAAACCTGATTATTGGTGCTATCTTGGTTTTTGGGATCACCTTTGTGGTCATGGGCTGGAAGTCATCTTTAATCGTGGGAACATCCCTTCCTTTATCAGTTTTGATGGTTTTTGGCAGTATGAAGGTGTTAGGCATTCCCCTACATCAAATTTCGGTGACAGGGTTAATTATCGCTTTGGGATTATTAATTGATAATGCGATTATTGTGGTTGATGAGGTGCAAATGGCTTTAAAAGAAGAAGAAGGTATATCACCGCTCAAAGCCGTTGCTACTACCGTACATCATATTTTTATTCCCTTACTCGCTTCTACCTTTACCAGTGTTATCGCTTTTTTGCCCATTGCTACCGCTTCAGGAGCAACTGGAGAATTTACGGGAACGATTGGAGTAACCGTAATTTTAGCCCTAATTAGCTCGTTTATTCTATCTGTCACCGTGATTCCTGCCTTAGCGGGAAGATTACATCATTGGCAACCAACCCCCACAAATGGATATTGGTGGCAAAGCGGATTTACCCATTCTCGTTTAACCTCCCTTTATAAGTGGAGTTTAGATCGCACTTTTCAACGTCCCTTATTAGCGATCTCCCTTATTCTTATTCTTCCCTTATGGGGTTTTATTAGCTTTCCTACCCTACAACAACAGTTTTTTCCCCCCACCGATCGCGAACAATTTCATTTAACCTTTGAATTACCCATCAGTGCGTCTTTACCCGAAACCCAGTCTCAAGTGATGCAAGCCCGAAAGTTAATCTTACAGCATCCTGAAATTCAAGACGTTCAATGGTTTATTGGGAAAAGTGCGCCCTCTTTTTACTACAATGTCTTACAAAATCGAGAACAATCTCCTAATTATGCTCAAGGAATTGTTCAACTTCAGAAAAACGTCAAGTCGGGTGGGTTAATTCGCACCTTACAGCAAGAATTAGATCAAGCCTTTCCCCAAGCGCAAATTATTGTCCGACAATTAGAACAGGGTCCTCCTTTTGATGCACCGATTGAATTACGCTTATATGGGTCAGATTTAGCCCAATTACAGGCTTTAGGCGATCAAGTTCGCGCCGAATTAGCTAAAACCCCTGATATTATCCATACTCGCGCCACTTTAAGCGAAAGTTTGCCCAAATTAGCTGTCAATCTTAATGAAGAAAAGCTACGTTTAGCAGGGTTAGATAAAAGAGCCGTTGCTCGTCAATTAGACACCAGTTTAGAGGGAACAGTCGGAGGCTCGATTTTAGAAGGAACAAAAGAACTACCTGTGAGAGTTCGGACTTCTAATCGTCAACGGAGCAATCTAGCTGAAATTAGCTCATTAAACCTCTTATCTTCAGGAAATTCTGCAACTTCATCGACAATTGTTCCCTTATCAGCGGTGGGAAATGTGGAAATTGTCCCCGATATTGTTGCTATTTCACGTCGTAATGGCCAACGGATGAATACCATACAGGGTTTTATTCCGGCTGGTGTATTACCAGAACAAGTACTCTCTGAGTTTGAAAAACGATTAGAAATGAGTAATTTTCAGTTACCCTATGGTTATTCATGGGATTTTGGCGGAGAACAAGGAGAACGTCAGGATGCTTTAAGTAATTTGATTGCAACTCTTGGGGTTTTAGCGATCGTTATGGTGGCCAGTTTAGTCCTCACTTTTAATTCTTTCCGTATGGCTAGTATTATTATCATAGTTGCCATTTTATCTTTAGGATTAGGTTTAGGATCATTGGCCTTGTTTAATTATCCTTTTGGGTTTACAGCGATTTTAGGGATCATTGGACTTTTAGGAATCTGTGTTAATGATTCAATCGTAATTCTTGACGCTTTGCGTCATGATGCTCAAGCCAGCCTTGGTTCACGTCGAGCAACTCGAAATGTGGTGATTCGTGCAACTCGTCATGTGGTAGCGACCACCTTAACCACGATAATGGGGTTTATCCCTTTATTATTTGATCCCAGTGGTTTTTGGCCACCTCTTGCGATTAGTATTGTCGGTGGGTTAGGTGGCGCCACTTTAATAGCGTTATATTTTGTTCCTTCCGTATATCTACTCTTAGGTCGTAAAAACCTTACACAGAGTGCTAAACCGCAGTAA
- a CDS encoding efflux RND transporter periplasmic adaptor subunit, protein MSPPMSEYPLKITATSSEPQKQSKRRFQGVRRWYLGGLLLLGVGYGIGSISQPTQPIAPSVAENKHLLPVEIDQLVQVNAYQQSRTYTGEIVAQNTSDLGFERGGTMTQLLVTEGQWVNQGTPLARLDDRQLIAQTQDLLAQKQQALAQLKEMEAGSRAETIAAAQANLAQEKAQLQEMEVGPRTETIAAAQARLKTLQAQLALARSKQERRQNLYTQGAISREQFDEVVTDMDSQQARVNEAQSQLDELLAGTRPEILTQQRARIKQAQSQLDELLAGTRREVIEAQKAAIKQLDSRLASIELDLEKTVLKAPFSGKIQKRYLDQGTAVQAGQGVVRLVQLDGVKAHIGVPTSLTSEIKIGQSQTLKIDQKSYSATVKAILPELDAASRTVTVVFQVKGAGSSGEATSPLLTTGQIVTWKWQQNINTSGYWLPSTALVKGIRGLWSIYVLGDGNAAQGFVVERRDVEVLYTDGERVLVRGTLDGTEKVITNGTNRIISGQKVKISKQ, encoded by the coding sequence ATGTCACCTCCTATGTCGGAATATCCCCTAAAAATCACTGCCACCTCTTCTGAACCTCAAAAACAATCAAAACGCCGTTTCCAAGGGGTTCGGCGATGGTATCTTGGGGGACTTTTATTGTTAGGAGTCGGTTATGGGATTGGGTCAATCAGTCAACCAACTCAACCAATCGCCCCTTCGGTTGCTGAAAATAAACATCTTCTCCCCGTTGAAATCGACCAGCTAGTACAGGTCAATGCTTATCAACAGTCTCGAACTTACACTGGGGAAATTGTCGCTCAAAATACCAGTGATTTAGGGTTTGAACGAGGAGGAACAATGACTCAACTGCTGGTGACAGAAGGACAATGGGTGAATCAAGGAACGCCCCTTGCTCGTTTAGATGACCGTCAATTAATCGCCCAAACACAAGACTTATTAGCCCAAAAACAACAGGCTTTAGCACAATTAAAAGAAATGGAGGCGGGTTCTCGTGCTGAAACCATTGCCGCAGCCCAAGCAAATTTGGCTCAAGAAAAAGCTCAACTACAAGAGATGGAAGTGGGACCTCGCACTGAAACCATTGCGGCAGCCCAAGCGCGTTTGAAAACCCTGCAAGCACAATTAGCTTTGGCTCGTAGTAAACAGGAGCGACGACAGAATCTTTATACGCAAGGGGCTATTTCTCGTGAACAGTTTGACGAAGTGGTCACAGATATGGATAGTCAACAGGCAAGGGTTAATGAAGCCCAGAGCCAATTAGATGAGCTATTAGCAGGAACACGCCCTGAAATCTTAACTCAACAGCGAGCAAGGATTAAACAGGCTCAAAGTCAACTGGATGAGTTGTTAGCAGGGACTCGCAGGGAAGTGATTGAAGCCCAAAAAGCAGCTATTAAACAGCTAGATAGTCGTTTAGCTAGTATTGAACTTGATTTAGAAAAGACCGTTCTTAAAGCCCCTTTTTCGGGCAAAATTCAAAAACGTTATCTCGATCAAGGAACGGCGGTACAAGCGGGTCAAGGGGTGGTGCGTTTGGTACAATTAGACGGCGTTAAAGCCCATATTGGTGTTCCTACGTCCCTGACTTCTGAGATTAAGATCGGACAATCACAAACCCTAAAAATTGACCAAAAATCTTATTCAGCGACCGTTAAGGCAATTTTACCTGAACTAGATGCTGCCAGTCGTACCGTGACGGTGGTTTTTCAAGTTAAAGGAGCAGGAAGTAGCGGCGAGGCTACCTCACCGCTGCTAACCACTGGACAAATTGTCACCTGGAAATGGCAACAAAACATTAATACTTCGGGTTATTGGCTACCTAGTACCGCTCTTGTTAAGGGAATTCGAGGATTATGGTCGATTTATGTCCTAGGAGATGGGAATGCAGCCCAAGGATTTGTCGTAGAACGTCGGGATGTGGAGGTTTTATACACCGATGGGGAGCGAGTTCTCGTGCGAGGAACATTAGACGGAACCGAAAAAGTGATTACTAATGGCACAAATCGCATTATTTCGGGGCAAAAGGTAAAAATCAGTAAACAGTAA